A genomic window from Melopsittacus undulatus isolate bMelUnd1 chromosome 7, bMelUnd1.mat.Z, whole genome shotgun sequence includes:
- the LOC101867730 gene encoding 5-hydroxytryptamine receptor 7-like, giving the protein MLLRVSPRRFLEHPLLFVENTEQHPVQKPIPNPFMTEEPCIPTQPDLPSSNLTNTTDCGEEILLYGDTEKIVIGAVLSIIILMTIAGNGLVIISVCIVKKLRQPSNYLVVSLAAADLSVAFAVMPFVTITDLVGGEWLFGKVFCNVFIAMDVMCCTASIMTLCIISVDRYLGITRPLTYPVRQNGKLMAKMVFIVWLLSASITLPPLFGWAKNVTVERVCLISQDFGYTVYSTGVAFYIPMAVMLVMYSRIYKAAKVSAEKHRFMNFPKHYEEEGVYCLEASNRSHHHSSKRTKAVEECATLSKLLRQDRKNISIFKREQKAARTLGIIVGAFTFCWLPFFLMSTARPFICGIRCSCMPLRLERTLLWLGYTNSLINPLIYAFFNRDLRTTFWNLLRCRYRNINRRLSAASMHEALKATERHECIL; this is encoded by the exons ATGCTGCTGAGGGTCAGCCCCAGGCGCTTCCTGGAGCATCCCCTTCTCTTTGTGGAGAACACAGAGCAGCACCCGGTGCAGAAACCGATCCCAAACCCATTCATGACTGAGGAACCCTGCATCCCAACCCAGCCAGACCTGCCCTCATCCAACCTCACCAACACCACGGACTGCGGAGAGGAGATCCTGCTCTATGGGGACACCGAGAAGATCGTCATCGGAGCCGTGCTctccatcatcatcctcatgaccATCGCTGGCAACGGGCTGGTCATCATCTCCGTGTGCATCGTCAAGAAGCTCCGGCAGCCCTCCAACTACCTGGTGGTGTCCCTGGCGGCCGCTGACCTGTCGGTGGCCTTCGCTGTCATGCCCTTTGTCACCATCACGGACCTGGTGGGGGGAGAGTGGCTCTTTGGGAAGGTGTTTTGCAATGTGTTCATCGCCATGGACGTTATGTGCTGCACTGCCTCCATCATGACCTTGTGCATCATCAGTGTGGACAG GTACCTGGGGATCACTCGGCCACTGACCTACCCCGTGAGACAAAATGGGAAGTTGATGGCCAAGATGGTCTTCATCGTCTGGCTCCTCTCTGCCTCCAtcactcttcctcctctttttggCTGGGCCAAGAACGTCACCGTGGAAAGAGTCTGTCTCATCAGCCAGGACTTCGGGTACACAGTGTACTCCACAGGGGTTGCCTTCTACATCCCCATGGCGGTCATGCTCGTCATGTACAGCCGCATCTACAAAGCAGCCAAGGTCAGCGCCGAGAAGCATCGCTTCATGAACTTCCCCAAGCACTATGAAGAGGAAGGTGTCTATTGCCTGGAGGCTTCCAACCGGAGCCACCACCACAGCTCCAAGCGCACCAAAGCGGTGGAGGAATGTGCGACGCTCTCCAAACTGCTCCGGCAAGACAGAAAGAACATTTCCATCTTCAAACGGGAGCAGAAAGCAGCCAGGACCCTCGGCATTATCGTGGGGGCATTCACCTTTTGCTGGCTTCCCTTCTTCTTGATGTCAACAGCTCGGCCTTTCATCTGCGGCATCCGCTGCAGCTGCATGCCCCTGAGGCTGGAGAGGACTCTGCTCTGGTTGGGATACACCAACTCCCTCATCAACCCTTTGATTTATGCTTTCTTTAACCGAGACTTGAGGACTACTTTCTGGAACCTCCTGAGGTGCAGGTACAGGAACATCAACAGGAGGCTCTCTGCCGCCAGCATGCACGAGGCTCTGAAAGCCACAGAGAGGCATGAGTGCATCCTGTAG